The sequence CCTAAGTATTAAGCACACTGTAATTAGATACTCACCTAATTGCATTGATGCATCGCAAGATTCATAAAATGTCAGAATTTGCGTATTTTTCATCTAGTGAGAAAGGTATCGATGAATTTTGTTCCCTTTCTTATCTGACAGGAATATAAATTGCGTAGTCCTTATTGATGATAGATAACCAATTATGGGAAACGCACAGCAACCCTCGACTCAGGTCAACGAAAAGCCATTGCAACTGCTCATGCAAGTTGCCGTATCGGATGAGCCCGTCTCTGCCAAAGCATTAAGCCAACAACTTGGTGTCCCTTTAAGTAGTCTGTATCGACATATAAAACTGCTCAAAGAATGGAACCTAATTGAAGAGAGCGCTCACGATAAAACGCTGATTGTTGGTCCAGCCGCTCTATTGCTTATGCACAGCTACCAATCCAGTCCACACAATCTGGAAACGATTGAAAGCATCTTGTTCCGCTTACAAAAACAGACGGGTGAAATGGCAGCCTACATGGTGCCAGTGGGCTACAGAGCTCTCTGTGTTAGCTTACAAGAAAGTGTACAGGCGCTTCGCTGCAGTTATGTTCGTGGTCAAAGCCAGCCCTTACTTCGAGGCGCATCTTCGAAAGTGATGTTGGCGTATTTGCCTGAGGCTCGCCGCGAAAAGATCCTGCGTCACTTTGGCGAAGACGCGAACGCAGAGATATGGCAAAGCGAGTTAGAACAGATCCGTCGTCAAGGCTTTGCTATTAGCACTTCTGAGTTTGATCCTGGCGTAACAGGCATCAGTGCCCCCGTTACCAAAGGTACAAAGCTGATCGGTGCGGTTTCCATTATGGCCCCTGCCCACCGCGTAGAGGCAAACAAGGACAGATTTATTCTACATGTATTACAAGCAGCCAGAGCGCTGCCACCAGAAAGGTAATTCATCATGCTCAGCGTCTTCAAACAGTTATGGAAACGTCGTTATCATCCAGTCCTGGAAAACAAACTGTCTATACTGACCGTCTGTGAAACGATTAAACCTCTTAACAACGCTCAAGTTGAAGACGCTGAATCTTTACTCGATACCGCCTACGATTGGCTGAGTGCGCAACATAATTCTCATTTAATGAGAAATATTGGGCATTTCCCTGTCCTCAAGGTCGCTCATACCAAGCCGCCGTATTTCGAGAATCCAACAACAAGTTTGAATTTCAACGACAAACTGATTGAACAGCTGACTGTCGGTGCAATGCCGCTGGTGATCACCAACTGCCATGAAACTCTGCTCGATGTTCTGCCAAGCCTTATCATTGATCAAGAGGATATGGGCATTATTAATATCAACGCGCATTTACTCATGGATCAGTGTTTGGATTTGACGATGGGTTCTATGCTCCATTTCGCGCTAAACCGCTTTAATGAATGCCGTGCATTTCATGTCGGTATTGATCGCAATCGTTGCGACAGAAAACAGCTTGAGTATGCTGAGGATATGGGTTGTAACTGGCTGCTGGCGGATGAAATGAATTACCGCGGTCGTACTATGGTTAAAGAGCAGCTCGCTCGTTTTATAAGCCACTGCGACAAGTTGGTGTTAACTATCGACCTTCCCTCGATTTCAAAGCACAACTCCAGTAGCGAGAAGCATAAGCTGGACATCAATATGGTACTGCGTGTGCTTCGCCAATGTTTGGCTTCGAACAAGGTGCTTCTGGCGCAGTTAGTGGGATCAGAAGAGCGCCATATTTATTCCAAAGCAACACAGCTTTTGGTGCAAGAGTTGGGACATTTCTGTGAGTAGACCACTTCATTAAATTTGGTTGTTTCATAGATTGCTCTAAGGCAGTATGAGCCGACACCATACTGCCGAGACAAAATAAAGTAATAAAACTAACGCGCCATATAACGAGCCAAAAATAGATCAGCGGTTGACTGAGACAGTTGGGTGATACCTTCTTCAGTTAAAGTCTTACTCAGCCCCATCAGTTGTGGCCAAAAACAGCTACCTTTGATAAGGCTGTGCAACTGAATACTTGCCGTCTCAATATCATCAATAACCATCACTTTATCGGCATGTTGCTGTTCAAGCCATTTGTATAGTGCGGTTTCTTGCTTAGACATTTGCGCAGCTTGCTGCTGAAGCTCTTCCGGGCGATAGAAATAATGACCGAAGGCCACCTTGGCTAAATCAATGTACGACGCTTGGTTTAGAATTCGGATCTCGTGCTCGAGTAGATATTGCAACTGCTGCTCAATTGTTTTCGATTTTAGAGGACTCAAGTCCACATCTGCCATAGATTGCTTCCACAACTCAGATAGCAGCAAAATCACTAGCTCTTCTTTTGATTCAAAATGATTGTAGACAGTTCGCTTAGACACACCCGCCATTGCTGCCAGCTTATCCATGCTGGTATTTTGCACGCCAAATTCATTAAACG is a genomic window of Vibrio sp. CB1-14 containing:
- a CDS encoding IclR family transcriptional regulator, with the translated sequence MGNAQQPSTQVNEKPLQLLMQVAVSDEPVSAKALSQQLGVPLSSLYRHIKLLKEWNLIEESAHDKTLIVGPAALLLMHSYQSSPHNLETIESILFRLQKQTGEMAAYMVPVGYRALCVSLQESVQALRCSYVRGQSQPLLRGASSKVMLAYLPEARREKILRHFGEDANAEIWQSELEQIRRQGFAISTSEFDPGVTGISAPVTKGTKLIGAVSIMAPAHRVEANKDRFILHVLQAARALPPER
- a CDS encoding arginase family protein, whose translation is MLSVFKQLWKRRYHPVLENKLSILTVCETIKPLNNAQVEDAESLLDTAYDWLSAQHNSHLMRNIGHFPVLKVAHTKPPYFENPTTSLNFNDKLIEQLTVGAMPLVITNCHETLLDVLPSLIIDQEDMGIININAHLLMDQCLDLTMGSMLHFALNRFNECRAFHVGIDRNRCDRKQLEYAEDMGCNWLLADEMNYRGRTMVKEQLARFISHCDKLVLTIDLPSISKHNSSSEKHKLDINMVLRVLRQCLASNKVLLAQLVGSEERHIYSKATQLLVQELGHFCE
- a CDS encoding TetR/AcrR family transcriptional regulator, with the translated sequence MIEKKKTRSELKREAIINAAKEAFNEFGVQNTSMDKLAAMAGVSKRTVYNHFESKEELVILLLSELWKQSMADVDLSPLKSKTIEQQLQYLLEHEIRILNQASYIDLAKVAFGHYFYRPEELQQQAAQMSKQETALYKWLEQQHADKVMVIDDIETASIQLHSLIKGSCFWPQLMGLSKTLTEEGITQLSQSTADLFLARYMAR